In a genomic window of Thermosynechococcus sp. CL-1:
- a CDS encoding Hpt domain-containing protein, producing the protein MTSPIDWDYLAALSGGDREFEMELLQTFVEDAQERLQTLANAVNQGNIEQIKRDAHHLKGASGNVGITAMQTIAAQLEQSTTPQTLAQAKALVEELQRLFATVASEVSA; encoded by the coding sequence ATGACATCGCCAATTGATTGGGACTACTTGGCTGCCCTTTCGGGGGGCGATCGCGAGTTTGAAATGGAATTGCTGCAAACCTTTGTCGAGGATGCCCAAGAGCGCCTCCAAACATTGGCTAACGCTGTCAACCAAGGCAACATTGAACAAATTAAGCGGGATGCCCACCATCTCAAGGGAGCCAGTGGTAATGTCGGCATTACTGCCATGCAAACCATCGCCGCCCAACTGGAACAATCCACAACCCCGCAAACGCTCGCCCAAGCCAAAGCCCTAGTGGAAGAGCTACAGCGCCTGTTTGCCACCGTTGCTAGTGAGGTCTCCGCTTAA
- a CDS encoding UbiD family decarboxylase, with product MTNDLRQYLQLLEQRQQLRRITVPVDPDLEMAEICNRLLAAGGPALLFEKVIGSPYPVAINLLGTVERVCWAMNMNHPLELETLGEKLAKLQQPKPPKTLSQALDFGKILFDVVRAKPSRDLLPLCQQVVIKDPDLDLRQLPLIRPYPKDAGKIITLGLVITKDCETGIPNVGVYRLQLQSPTTMTVHWLSVRGGARHLRKAAARGKKLEVAVALGVHPLIIMAAATPIPVDLSEWLFAGLYGGGGIHLAKCKTLDLEVPAHAEFVLEGTITPGEVLPDGPCGDHMGYYGGVEDSPVIHFHCLTHRRNPIYLTTFSGRPPKEEAMIALALNRIYTPILRQQVPEIVDFFLPMEALSYKAAIISIDKAYPGQARRAALAFWSALPQFTYTKFVIVVDKEINIRDPRQVVWAISSKVDPSRDVFILGDTPFDSLDFASEKIGLGGRMGIDATTKIPPETDHPWGDPLTSDPEVARRVTERWQEYGLGDIDLTAVDATRFGYELDPAFRWR from the coding sequence ATGACGAACGACCTGCGGCAATATCTCCAGCTTTTAGAACAGCGGCAACAACTGCGACGCATCACCGTACCCGTTGATCCCGATCTGGAGATGGCGGAAATCTGTAACCGCCTGTTGGCTGCCGGCGGGCCAGCGTTACTGTTTGAAAAGGTCATTGGCTCTCCCTATCCCGTGGCAATTAACCTCTTGGGCACCGTCGAGCGCGTGTGCTGGGCCATGAACATGAACCACCCCTTAGAGCTAGAGACCCTCGGGGAAAAGTTGGCTAAGCTACAACAGCCGAAGCCGCCCAAAACCCTGAGTCAAGCCCTTGATTTCGGCAAAATTCTCTTTGATGTCGTCCGTGCCAAGCCGAGTCGCGATTTGTTACCCCTCTGTCAGCAGGTGGTGATCAAAGACCCCGATTTGGATCTACGGCAACTGCCCCTGATTCGCCCCTACCCCAAGGATGCAGGCAAAATTATCACCCTTGGCCTCGTCATTACCAAAGACTGTGAGACGGGCATTCCCAATGTCGGGGTTTACCGCTTGCAACTGCAATCCCCAACCACCATGACCGTGCATTGGCTTTCAGTGCGGGGAGGAGCACGCCATCTCCGCAAAGCTGCCGCCCGTGGCAAGAAGCTAGAAGTGGCTGTGGCATTGGGGGTGCATCCTCTAATCATCATGGCGGCGGCAACGCCAATTCCCGTGGATTTATCCGAATGGCTCTTTGCGGGTCTCTATGGTGGGGGCGGCATTCATTTGGCCAAGTGCAAAACCCTTGATCTCGAGGTGCCTGCCCACGCGGAATTTGTCCTTGAGGGCACCATTACCCCCGGTGAAGTTTTGCCCGATGGCCCCTGTGGCGATCACATGGGCTACTACGGTGGCGTTGAAGACTCCCCCGTCATTCATTTCCACTGCCTGACCCATCGCCGCAATCCCATTTACCTGACAACATTTAGCGGTCGCCCCCCCAAGGAAGAGGCCATGATTGCCCTTGCCCTCAACCGCATTTACACACCCATTTTGCGGCAGCAGGTACCGGAGATTGTGGACTTCTTTTTGCCCATGGAAGCCCTCAGTTATAAGGCGGCGATTATTTCCATTGACAAAGCCTATCCTGGCCAAGCACGCCGCGCTGCCCTCGCCTTTTGGAGTGCCCTACCCCAATTTACCTACACCAAGTTTGTGATTGTTGTGGACAAAGAGATCAATATTCGTGATCCGCGTCAGGTGGTGTGGGCGATCAGCTCCAAGGTGGATCCCAGCCGCGATGTCTTTATTTTGGGAGATACCCCCTTTGACTCCCTTGACTTTGCCAGCGAAAAAATCGGCCTTGGGGGACGCATGGGCATTGATGCCACCACGAAAATTCCCCCAGAAACAGACCATCCTTGGGGCGATCCCCTCACATCGGATCCTGAGGTGGCACGGCGAGTCACAGAACGCTGGCAGGAATATGGCCTTGGGGATATTGACTTAACAGCCGTAGATGCGACGCGGTTCGGCTATGAGCTAGACCCCGCCTTTCGTTGGCGATAA
- a CDS encoding DUF1995 family protein, which yields MSILPPDSLETALSQAQQATQAALQEGKNRLQIEILLPDLNAMAFAAGYLPLFEELGRDLKVFFADAGSAALARREWGETAYSVRGVNELLTPIAASDRAIVIVAPTPVEVNAIEQMCETAGDCPFILLNPRLQDVAVVGIGYAGRRLRERFLNTLEPCYYLRPLAETIILWRCYPQPWQIWQYGKTAPTCLAEFEQRPSSEDIERALTPQGKPRGQGIFSRLGAFLRALQN from the coding sequence ATGTCGATCCTGCCCCCCGATAGTCTGGAGACTGCCCTTAGCCAAGCCCAACAGGCCACCCAAGCTGCGCTTCAAGAGGGGAAAAATCGGCTGCAAATCGAGATCCTGTTGCCCGATCTCAATGCGATGGCCTTTGCCGCTGGCTACCTCCCTTTGTTTGAGGAACTAGGTCGTGATCTCAAGGTCTTTTTTGCCGATGCCGGATCTGCCGCCCTAGCCCGTCGCGAATGGGGAGAAACCGCCTATAGTGTGCGGGGCGTGAATGAACTACTGACACCCATTGCAGCGAGCGATCGCGCCATTGTCATCGTTGCCCCAACCCCTGTAGAAGTCAATGCCATTGAGCAGATGTGTGAAACGGCTGGCGATTGCCCCTTTATCCTTTTGAACCCAAGGCTTCAGGATGTGGCCGTCGTTGGTATTGGCTACGCCGGTCGGCGGCTGCGGGAGCGATTTCTCAACACCCTTGAACCCTGCTACTACCTTCGTCCCCTCGCAGAAACCATCATTCTCTGGCGCTGTTATCCGCAACCGTGGCAAATTTGGCAATACGGCAAAACCGCCCCCACCTGCCTAGCAGAATTTGAGCAACGCCCCAGTAGTGAAGACATTGAGCGTGCCCTGACGCCCCAAGGCAAACCCCGTGGTCAGGGAATCTTTAGTCGCTTGGGTGCCTTTTTGCGAGCACTTCAGAACTAG
- the lpxA gene encoding acyl-ACP--UDP-N-acetylglucosamine O-acyltransferase, which yields MAVHPTAVIEAGAHIGEEVEIGPFCYVAATVEIGRGTQLAPHVTLLGYTRLGENCRVHSGAVIGDLPQDVAYQGGISYVHIGDRCTLREGVTIHRGTQPETVTHVGHDCLLMAHSHLGHNVYVGNHVTIANNTLIAGYAHVGDRAFISGNCLVHQFTRIGRLAMLSGGTAIQKDVPPFCMTRSLSTNTIMGLNVVGLRRAGFSAQERQLLKKALDILYRSQFTTSQAVQHLREQFIHPLIQEFCDFISASERGICHFVRRGEGGDLS from the coding sequence ATGGCGGTTCATCCCACGGCAGTGATTGAGGCGGGTGCCCACATTGGGGAAGAAGTGGAGATTGGTCCTTTTTGCTATGTGGCGGCCACGGTGGAGATTGGACGCGGTACGCAGTTGGCTCCCCATGTCACTCTGTTGGGATATACCCGTCTTGGCGAGAACTGTAGAGTTCACAGTGGGGCAGTCATTGGCGATCTCCCCCAAGATGTGGCTTATCAGGGGGGGATTAGCTATGTCCACATTGGCGATCGCTGTACGTTGCGCGAGGGCGTGACCATTCATCGGGGAACCCAACCAGAAACCGTCACCCATGTCGGGCATGATTGTCTGCTGATGGCCCACAGTCATCTAGGTCACAATGTCTATGTGGGAAACCATGTGACGATCGCCAATAATACTTTGATTGCCGGGTATGCCCATGTGGGCGATCGCGCCTTTATCAGCGGCAACTGCCTTGTGCATCAATTTACCCGTATTGGTCGCTTGGCCATGCTCTCCGGCGGCACTGCCATTCAAAAAGATGTGCCCCCCTTTTGTATGACCCGTAGTCTGAGTACCAATACGATCATGGGCTTAAATGTGGTGGGTTTGCGACGTGCTGGCTTTTCAGCGCAAGAGCGCCAACTGCTTAAAAAAGCGCTGGATATCCTCTACCGCTCCCAATTCACCACCTCCCAAGCGGTACAGCACCTGCGGGAACAGTTTATCCATCCCCTCATTCAAGAGTTTTGCGATTTTATTAGTGCCTCAGAACGAGGGATTTGCCACTTTGTCCGCCGGGGGGAAGGGGGTGATCTCTCCTGA
- a CDS encoding serine/threonine-protein kinase: MSSLSLLSVGTTLQGGKYRLDALLSQGGFGVTYRATHTLLHQPVVLKTLNLQQEPPKRIHDLGERFIQEAQRLAQFNHPHIVRVSDCFIEGGRPFIVMDYIPGRTLAQVIQEEGPLPEKTALHYIRQVASALELVHEHGLLHRDVKPDNIMLRDGTDQVVLIDFGIAREYTAGVTETNTGLLSAGYAPVEQYLPRHQWTPATDVYALAATLYALLAGRPPVASVLRDRVPLEDLRQFQPNLSQRTIDAIEAGMALDVRERPQTVRAWLQLLMGQPVARQTTATVAVMPQYRSTILANTQPEGTAVVAPLKQRNFSPWLWLLGTAIFGSLAGIGLGLFLRNQPVDTVTPRPPRPQEQEFPPTLPTIVPPVEVTPTPTPTPTPEPEPTPTEPTPTPEPTETPTPSPSPEEASPEPTPTPPPSLSPKPPKSPKPPKNAEPPVAPPTTVEPSPPTPTPSPPPTDTMPEVSPPPTSNTEPATP, from the coding sequence ATGTCCTCCCTCAGTTTGCTTAGTGTGGGCACAACCCTCCAAGGGGGAAAATATCGCCTCGATGCCCTTTTGAGTCAGGGGGGCTTTGGTGTCACCTATCGCGCAACCCACACCCTGCTCCATCAGCCAGTGGTGCTCAAAACATTGAACCTGCAGCAGGAACCCCCGAAGCGGATTCATGATCTGGGGGAGCGGTTTATCCAAGAAGCGCAGCGCCTTGCCCAGTTTAATCATCCCCACATTGTGCGCGTCAGTGATTGCTTTATTGAGGGGGGGCGTCCCTTCATTGTCATGGACTATATCCCCGGACGAACATTGGCCCAAGTGATTCAGGAGGAAGGCCCCCTACCGGAAAAAACGGCTCTCCACTATATTCGCCAGGTGGCTAGCGCCCTTGAATTAGTGCATGAGCATGGGCTGCTGCACCGCGATGTCAAGCCCGATAACATCATGCTGCGGGACGGCACAGATCAAGTGGTGCTGATTGACTTTGGCATTGCCCGTGAATACACTGCTGGGGTGACGGAAACAAATACGGGATTGCTCTCAGCAGGTTATGCGCCGGTGGAGCAGTATTTACCCCGCCACCAATGGACGCCGGCAACGGATGTCTATGCCCTAGCAGCAACGCTCTATGCCCTTTTGGCAGGACGCCCTCCTGTGGCCTCGGTCTTGCGCGATCGCGTGCCTCTCGAGGATTTACGCCAGTTTCAGCCCAATCTTAGTCAGCGCACCATTGATGCCATTGAAGCAGGAATGGCTTTGGATGTCCGCGAACGTCCCCAAACGGTGCGGGCATGGCTGCAACTGCTCATGGGACAGCCCGTGGCGCGTCAAACCACAGCAACGGTAGCGGTGATGCCGCAGTACCGATCCACTATCTTGGCAAATACTCAACCGGAGGGGACAGCCGTCGTTGCTCCCCTCAAACAACGCAATTTTTCGCCGTGGCTATGGCTGTTGGGAACGGCAATCTTTGGCAGCTTAGCAGGCATTGGCCTAGGGCTATTTTTGCGCAACCAACCCGTGGACACAGTCACCCCTCGCCCCCCGCGTCCTCAGGAACAGGAATTTCCACCCACCCTGCCGACCATTGTGCCACCTGTAGAGGTGACGCCCACTCCCACCCCGACACCGACGCCAGAGCCGGAACCCACCCCTACGGAACCGACGCCCACCCCAGAGCCAACGGAAACGCCTACCCCTAGCCCGAGTCCTGAGGAAGCATCCCCAGAACCAACGCCGACTCCTCCTCCATCCCTCTCTCCAAAACCCCCAAAGTCCCCAAAGCCCCCAAAGAACGCAGAGCCTCCCGTCGCCCCCCCCACCACCGTTGAACCATCTCCACCAACACCTACGCCCTCACCGCCACCGACAGACACAATGCCCGAGGTGTCACCCCCGCCAACCAGTAACACTGAACCGGCCACCCCTTAG
- the argC gene encoding N-acetyl-gamma-glutamyl-phosphate reductase, producing MGDRVTVGIVGASGYGGVQLVRLLLDHPQVEIAYLGGEGSAGRPYTELYPHLQGRVNLTVEPVSVEVIRDRAQVVFLSLPNGIACKLAPQLLEQGCKVLDLSADYRFQDLKTYTQWYGEPREDEATVRQAVYGLPELYRDRIRQSALIGCPGCYPTASLLALAPLMKQGLIEPNTAIIDAKSGTSGGGRQGKINLLLAEADNSLAPYSVARHRHTPEIEAICSELAGQSVLVQFTPHLVPMPRGILATVYATLRDPGLVREDLITIYQAFYRHSPWVNILPPGLYPQTKWAWGTNACFIGIEVDERTGRVIVMSAIDNLMKGQASQAVQCLNLMMGWPETLGLPQVAFYP from the coding sequence ATGGGCGATCGCGTGACGGTGGGGATTGTGGGGGCCTCTGGCTATGGGGGCGTCCAACTGGTGCGTTTACTCCTTGACCATCCCCAAGTGGAGATTGCATACCTTGGCGGTGAGGGGAGTGCGGGTCGCCCCTACACGGAGCTATATCCCCATTTGCAGGGTCGGGTGAATCTCACGGTGGAACCCGTATCTGTGGAGGTGATTCGCGATCGCGCCCAAGTGGTGTTTCTCTCGCTGCCCAATGGCATTGCCTGTAAGCTTGCCCCGCAACTCCTTGAGCAGGGCTGCAAAGTGCTGGATTTGTCGGCAGACTATCGCTTTCAGGATTTGAAAACCTACACCCAGTGGTACGGTGAACCAAGGGAAGATGAGGCTACGGTCCGACAGGCGGTCTATGGGTTGCCAGAACTCTATCGCGATCGCATTCGCCAAAGTGCCCTCATTGGTTGTCCGGGGTGTTATCCCACCGCTAGCTTGCTGGCTCTAGCACCCCTGATGAAGCAGGGTCTGATTGAACCGAATACGGCAATTATTGATGCTAAGTCCGGTACCTCCGGCGGTGGTCGTCAGGGCAAAATCAATCTCCTGCTTGCGGAAGCTGACAACTCCCTTGCTCCCTACAGTGTTGCTCGACATCGCCACACCCCAGAAATTGAAGCTATTTGTAGCGAATTAGCCGGCCAAAGCGTCCTTGTGCAGTTTACGCCCCACCTCGTGCCCATGCCACGGGGGATTTTGGCCACTGTCTATGCCACGCTGCGGGATCCGGGTCTAGTGCGTGAAGATTTAATCACCATCTACCAAGCTTTTTATCGCCATTCCCCTTGGGTGAATATCCTGCCCCCCGGCCTCTATCCCCAGACGAAATGGGCATGGGGCACCAATGCCTGTTTTATTGGCATTGAGGTGGATGAGCGCACCGGCCGGGTGATTGTCATGTCCGCCATTGATAACCTAATGAAGGGACAGGCTTCCCAAGCGGTGCAATGCTTGAATCTAATGATGGGCTGGCCAGAAACGCTGGGCTTACCGCAGGTCGCCTTTTATCCCTAG